One region of Populus trichocarpa isolate Nisqually-1 chromosome 4, P.trichocarpa_v4.1, whole genome shotgun sequence genomic DNA includes:
- the LOC18097826 gene encoding la-related protein 6C, with protein MAQAQPERKTEEICVEKKEMKETTKPKNDSNKNSDSVSFKFNAQAPEFVPRSHTNTTRLPISGYFYPCFHYFGATASAAGGSDWIFVGDQDHAAAYLISNNPNHAMSICPSKNRGVLTDDLREKIIKQVEYQLSDMSLLANESMSKHVSKDPEGYVPIAVIASTKKMRSLVSDNDLLAQALKSSSKLVLAEDGKKVKRKLPFTDKHREELQSRIVVVENLPDDHSHQNVQKIFSVIGSAKTIRICHPQESNSSRAKNGFFVTNKLHALVELESRVIAEKAVEKLNDERNWRKGLKVRLLLRCSPKSVLTRGRKSEFDNILDGEDSPLDESTEDTSQPNNSESAIESCAEDNPGASKKAWAKGRGKGKGRGQIICARGMLAPPKCGSTPHCEASPKKTCKGPRMPDGTKGFTVGRGKPLVTSGLTSSMME; from the exons ATGGCACAAGCACAACCTGAAAGAAAAACTGAAGAAATCTgtgtagaaaaaaaagaaatgaaagaaacaacCAAACCCAAAAATGATAGTAACAAGAATAGTGATTCTGTGTCCTTCAAATTCAACGCGCAGGCACCAGAATTTGTGCCAAGATCGCATACAAATACAACCCGATTGCCTATATCAGGTTATTTTTATCCTTGCTTTCACTATTTTGGTGCCACTGCTAGTGCTGCTGGAGGGTCTGATTGGATCTTTGTTGGGGACCAAGACCATGCTGCTGCCTATTTAATCTCTAATAATCCAAATCATGCTATGTCTATTTGCCCCTCAAAGAATAGAGGTGTTCTCACTGACGATCTTCGGGAAAAGATCATCAAACAG GTGGAGTACCAACTCAGTGACATGAGTCTTCTAGCGAACGAGTCCATGTCCAAGCACGTTAGTAAAGATCCTGAAGGTTATG TGCCGATAGCTGTTATTGCTTCAACTAAGAAAATGAGGTCCCTTGTTAGCGATAATGATTTGCTTGCTCAAGCACTCAAGTCTTCTTCAAAACTT GTTCTAGCTGAAGATGGCAAGAAGGTTAAACGCAAACTCCCTTTCACTGATAAACATAGAGAAGAATTGCAG TCTCGTATTGTTGTCGTGGAGAATTTGCCTGACGATCACTCTCATCAAAATGTCCAGAAAATTTTTAGCGTGATTGGAAG TGCGAAAACCATCAGAATATGCCATCCTCAAGAATCCAATTCTTCCCGGGCTAAAAATGGCTTCTTTGTAACCAACAAG CTGCACGCACTTGTGGAGCTGGAATCCCGAGTTATAGCTGAGAAAGCG GTtgaaaagttgaatgatgaaaggAATTGGAGGAAAGGCCTTAAAGTAAGGTTGCTACTTCGATGCTCG ccAAAATCTGTTCTCACCAGGGGCAGAAAGTCAGAATTTGACAACATTTTGGATGGAGAAGATTCACCCCTTGATGAATCAACAGAAGATACCTCTCAACCAAACAATTCAGAGTCTGCCATAGAGAGTTGT GCTGAAGATAATCCAGGGGCATCAAAGAAGGCATGGGCAAAAGGCCGTGGCAAGGGCAAAGGCCGCGGTCAAATAATTTGTGCCAGAGGTATGCTTGCTCCTCCAAAATGTGGCAGCACCCCTCACTGTGAAGCATCTCCTAAAAAAACTTGTAAGGGTCCAAGAATGCCTGATGGGACCAAAGGTTTCACTGTGGGTAGAGGCAAGCCGTTGGTTACTTCAGGTCTGACCAGTTCAATGATGGAGTAA
- the LOC18097827 gene encoding transcription factor HHO6, whose translation MGSVPPELSLDFVRPSSTTKTFTSAIKTFTFLPETITDFLKEVSMIGDAAVKGLKVDSFLNDLEEEKRKIDAFKRELPLCMLLLNDAIQVVREELMQCGTSNNQQPVLEEFIPLKKKIDDHGDDRESDGLIKEKDSKDKKNWMSSVQLWITDDHHPSTDYLFDAKQSFKLESKTNKKANQYVNEDAFQACKGRTAARTFMPFKAYPGSSRKEDDSNREELPVPALSLLTPGIKSIKEESNSTGSRSSCSRSVSTTAPNSESNLRNGPQSQQQSSRKHRRCWSPELHRQFVNALQQLGGAQVATPKQIRELMQVDGLTNDEVKSHLQKYRLHTRRVPPATASAPANQSAIVLGGLWMAQDQYGDSSKANSSKSGSPQGPLQLAVNTGGTSTTGGDSMEDDEDAKSEGYSWKSHIHRSGKDV comes from the exons atgggcTCGGTTCCACCTGAACTGAGCTTGGATTTTGTGAGGCcttcttcaacaacaaaaacatttacTTCAGCAATAAAAACATTTACGTTTTTGCCTGAAACGATAACTGATTTTCTCAAGGAGGTTTCCATGATCGGTGATGCTGCAGTGAAGGGTTTGAAAGTTGATAGTTTTCTTAATGacttggaagaagaaaagagaaagatcgATGCTTTTAAACGAGAGTTACCTCTTTGCATGCTCCTTCTGAATGATG CAATTCAAGTTGTGAGGGAGGAGTTGATGCAATGTGGAACATCAAACAATCAACAACCAGTATTGGAAGAATTCATTcccttgaagaaaaaaatcgatGATCATGGTGATGATCGTGAAAGTGATGGTTTAATAAAGGAGAAAGACTCTAAAGACAAGAAAAACTGGATGAGTTCCGTTCAGTTATGGATTACTGATGATCATCATCCCTCTACTGATTACTTGTTTGATGCAAAACAAAGCTTCAAATTAGAATCTAAG aCAAACAAGAAAGCAAATCAGTATGTGAATGAGGATGCATTCCAGGCTTGTAAAGGCAGGACTGCAGCAAGAACATTTATGCCATTTAAAGCCTACCCTGGTTCGTCAAGGAAAGAGGATGACAGTAATAGAGAGGAATTGCCGGTTCctgctctttctcttttaaCTCCTGGAATTAAGAGCATAAAAGAGGAATCCAACTCTACAGGTTCAAGAAGCAGTTGTAGTAGATCAGTTTCTACTACTGCCCCGAATTCAGAATCAAATTTACGAAATGGACCTCAATCCCAGCAGCAGAGTTCTAGGAAGCATAGGAGGTGCTGGTCACCAGAGTTGCACCGCCAGTTTGTCAATGCTTTACAGCAACTTGGAGGCGCTCAAG TTGCTACTCCCAAGCAGATTAGAGAACTTATGCAAGTTGATGGCTTGACCAATGATGAAGTGAAGAGTCATTTGCAA AAATACCGACTTCATACACGGAGAGTGCCACCAGCTACAGCCTCCGCCCCTGCAAACCAATCTGCTATTGTTTTGGGGGGTTTGTGGATGGCCCAAGATCAGTATGGTGACTCCTCAAAGGCTAACAGTTCCAAGTCTGGCTCTCCCCAAGGTCCTCTGCAGCTAGCTGTAAACACAGGAGGGACCTCCACTACAGGAGGTGATAGCATGGAGGATGACGAAGATGCAAAATCTGAGGGCTATAGCTGGAAAAGTCACATTCACAGATCAGGAAAAGATGTATAG